ACCCAACCATTGAGCTTATTTAAAATAGGGTGAGAACGAGTTAAAAAACGCATAGCCAATGCCAGCATGGTCATCACGCCTAATAACCTTTGTGCGGTATAGAACATATCCATACTGGTGATCTGCCATTGCACGCTTTGACTGTCTAGCCAAATACTCTGATACCCCCAAACTACACCTAGATAACCTAAAACAAAAAAACCGAGCAGAATATGCCAGTGCTGAACCAACGATGCAAAAAACGCTCTGTGATGAACCAATAAAAAGCCATAGAGTAAAAAAATGAAGCCCATAGGGTAGCGAAACGTATCACTCGGCCATGAGAGTTTCAAAACGCAAAGCGGCACCAGTAAACCTAAATACACCCAAAGTACAGGGCACTGTAAAAAACGCTCGATTCCCTTATGTAACCAGCAGCTTTGCAGTACAGGTAACATCAGTACCAGCAACAAGGTGAATTGCCATAATGAACGTAAGTACCAAAGGTGATTCACATCGACATGAGGCCAAATGCCCGCCTGATACTGTGCAAATAGCGGGTGAGATAGGTCAAAAAATGCGATGTAAAACTCAACATAGCTAAGCGTTAAACCAACTTCTTGCTGCATTTGCGCATACAATTGAATAGGCACGACAAACCATACGCCCACCAGCAGGGGCAATAAGATTTTCACGGTTCGAATCATTAAAAACTGAGGCAATGGCGACTTCTGTAATAGGCAACTCAATGCGGCTCCTGAAATAAACCAAATCAGTCCCATACGCCAAGGTGAGAGAAACAACATCAGATTTTCTATTTCTGTACTTAAATAATTACTTTTAAAATGAAAGCCCCAGTTTTGCGTATACAACATGCCTGTGTGATAGAACACCAACAGACCAAACGCGAGCACTCTTAGCCAGTCTAACTCAACAAAACGTTCTGTTGGGTGGCTTACAAAGGCAGCAGGTTGCCACCATTTAGCGATAGATTTGAACATACCTTTTCCGTCAGTTTCTCAAACTTGGTTGTCTTATATACCCAAACCACCTCAAGATACGAGGTTCAGCGAGAATTGATTGGCTGTCAGACAAGGCATCAATTTGAAGATCTAGTGGTTCTAAATCGAAAATTGATAACGCAGTATGAAAGCCAATCAAACTCGCCCAAGGGAGCGTGCTTTCAGTCCTATTTCATCGTCAAAGAACTTGGAAAGGACGCGTCATTACGCTGCGTCCTTTTCCTTGAACTAGAACAGAAGGCAGCGCTCTGAATCATGCATCTTGAGGTAGTTTGGGTATAGTTTCTGAGGAATTGTCGAAATAAAATTAATATGTGCTTAAAAAACAGTAACTAGGGATAAGCGGTGGGATTGTGGGATAAACCACTTGGGACTGACAAGGTTAGTTGTTAAGCTGGTTTTAGTTTCACAGTTAGAGAATCACACATGGCGCGCTCACCTCACTTTCTACACTATTCAAATCAATATGGTGCGCTGTTATTAATGGCTTATATTTTTATCAATAACACCATTAATGCCACCTCTGACATTATGGAAGCGAAACGTGATGGCGCACTGCCTTTTCAGTTGTGGGAGCCATTTGTTTGGGAATATAGCAGCGCCTTAAGCACGCTAATGTTAGTCCCTGGTGTAATTTTTCTTCTTAAATACCAACCTTTTAGTTTTCAAGCCATAGCACGTTCTCTCGGCTTGTATTTTTTCGCGTCAGTCGTGTTTAGTGTGTTACACGTCAGCATTATGGTGGCGCTTCGCAAACTCGTTTATTGGAGCCAAGCAGCTAGCTACGATTTTGGTTTGCTCTGGTATGAGTTTTTGTATGAATACCGCAAAGATGTATGGGGGTTTGTGTTTTTAATTGTGGTGATCAAAAGCTATCACTATCTTATCGGTCAATTAAAGGGCGAGGCCCATCTACTGCAACAAACCGAAGAGTCTGTACAACCGCAGTTTGAACGCCTGCTGGTTAGAAAACTCGGCAAAGAATTTATTATCAAAGTCAGTGATATTGAATGGTTAGAATCTGCTGGTAACTATGTCAATTTACACATTGATGGGCGTGTTTATCCACTTCGTGCCACGCTTACCAAACTCAGTGAGCAACTTGAACCGTATGGGTTTTGTCGCATTCATCGTAGTCACGCGGTTCGACTTGATGCCATTAGTTCCATCACCCCTATTCAAAGCGGCGACAGCGAGATCACACTCATTAGTGGCAAAAAACTCAATCTTTCGAGACGCTATAAAGAACAATTTAAGGGTCTATTACTTCCTAACAAGCCTTAAGACACTTACAAAGTTTAAACACTTTCTTACAGTTAGTGCCTTTTACTCAACTTACAATTTCACGAGTTTTACTTGCAAGGACCCCCGCATGACGCGCTACATTGTTTCTCTTTTCTTACTCGGCTTAACCTCTTTACCCTGTGCAGCCAATGATGATTTCGATTTTTCAGTATTTGCAAAATCAGAATTCAATGCACTTGACGATCATATCATTTCAGCTGGATTTGAAATGATTGGCTATTTCAACCATACCCCTTTTGGAATTGGCTTTACCAGTGCTTTAGGCAATGCCAGTGTGACTACCGAGCAAGGCTATCGCGAAGACTTTCTCACATTAGATACTGGGCTTAAATTTGGTTATTTCTCTGATATTTACGCGTATGGTGAGTTGGGGTTTGATGCATTTGAGCTTATGTTTCACGACCAACGAGATACAGATGGCTACAGCAATCATTCAAGTATCACAGTATATAACGCACCAAACAACGATATAGATGCTTACCTAGGCGCAGGCATTGGTGTGCACATAAAATACCTTAAACTCGAAGCCTACACACGCTATCGGCAAATTGATGGTAATGGTTGGGAAGCACAAGATAACCATTTCACTGGTTTGCAGCTTTCCTTTAGTTTCTAAACAGCTGTTTTTACTGATTTATTAATGCATATATTGGTACAGTTATGAATATATGCATTCTTTTTATCAAAACCTATAATTACATTTAATATCAAAAACCGCTAATACAAAGTATTTAAAACTATTTTTTAACCTTATAAATCAAAACCTTAAAAAAGCTCCAGTATAATTCTATTGCCTCATCTTACTTAGAACAGCATAAAAAACAGATTAAAATACCCACAACAATTACAGTAATGATAATGATTTGCAATTTTGATCATGTTAGTATTTGCAACCTATTTTTTGAGCAAATACTTTATACGGACGAATAATGAAACTCTCTGCGCTCTCATTTGCACTACGTGCGTCTCTTGCAATCCCTATGGCACTATCTAGCCAACTTGTTTTTGCCGATGATCAAGGTGATGAAAAAGAAATCGAAACCATCATGGTCACAGGTCAAAAAGTTGCGCGTAGTCTGCAAGAAACCACCACCAGTGTTGCTGTACTGACTCCTGAGATGATCGAACAACAACAGATCAACACCTTCACCGATGTGATGGTGAACACCGCCAATACCCATGGCGATAGCTATGGTTTCAGTATTCGAGGCATTGATGGCTTTAATGTATCTGGCGGTGGTAATAGCTACCTAGCAAGTGTATATATTGATGGCGCGCCGCTACCACAGGGCTTAGTACGTAATGGTGGGTTCTCAACATGGGATGCGCAGCAAGTTGAAATATTGCGTGGGCCACAGTCTACTTTGCAGGGGCGCAATGCTCTCGCTGGTGCAGTTATTTTAAATACTCAAATGCCTAGCCATGAAAACGAAGGTAAATACAAATTACTGATTGGTCAGAATGGCCAGCAAGAAGCGGGTATTGCCATTGGCGGAGGCCTGATTGAAGATGAATTGTCATTTAGGTTCAGTGGTGAAGAAAAGCGCTACGATGGTAACGTTATTAACCTTCATGACAACTCTGACTCTGATTTTAATGAAGAACATACCTACCGATTAAAATTTTTATATGAGCCGGCAGGGTTTGAAGACTTCTCGGCAATGCTCAGCTACATGAATGCAGAACGTGTTTACGGTGATGCAAACCTAACAACCAATGCCGGTGAAGTTGACTTTGATAACCGTACAACAATTTATAACGACACTCGAGAGCGCAAAGCCGAAACTGAACTTGTTTCTTTAACTTTGAGCTATGACATTGATAGCGAGCTATCATTTTCATCTTATACAACTTACTCAGATGTACTTGAAGCGTTTGACTGGGATTCGGACTACCCTCAGGGTCTAGGGAATACACCAATCGTCGACACAGGCAGTAGCACACTCTACGACAATACTGAAAAGACATTGACTCAAGAATTTAGGCTTACATTTGACTATGAGAGCTTTAGCGGCGTAGCAGGTGCTTACTATTTTAATGGCGACAGAGAAGCACTGAGCAATGGTTTAAACAACTATAACTTATCTCGCCTTGGTTTATCGAGTAGCGTGCTACAAGCAAGATATAAACTAAGCCCACAAATTGCCGACTTAGTAATTGCACAATATGCAGATTTTGACCCTGCCAGAACGCAAATTTACTCTCTTACTGAAACAGAAGTGACGAGCTATGCACTCTTCGCTGATGGCGTTTGGCATCTCAATGATCAGTGGGATATTTTAGCGGGCGTACGTTTCGACCGTGAAGAGCAAAAGAATGGCAATGATGCGAAATACACCATTTTAAACCAAGATAAAATGCCAAACCCTGCTAATTATGTGGGTACACCTTATGAAGGTATTGTGCCGCTTATCACTGGTATCAACAGCTTATTACTAGGTCTTGCAGCTGACGCTTCAAAGCCGGCAGCTCTATCAGATACCAGCTTCAATACTTTCTTGCCTAAAATTGGCGTGAGTTATCATCTGAATGACGACATCACCTCAACCTTTACTTTCCAGAAAGGGTATCGTTCAGGCGGTGTCGGTATCAACCAAGCGAAATCTGTGACATTCGAGTATGAGCCTGAGTATACAGACAACTATGAATTAGCAATTCGCTCTACGTGGTTAGAGGGTGCATTAACTGCAAATGCTAACTTCTTCTATACAGATTGGACTGATCAACAAGTTTCTGTACAACTTTCTTCAAACAATTTTGACCTTGAAACAGTCAATGCGGGTAGCTCTGAAGTGAAAGGCTTCGAGTTTGAAGTAAATTACAACGTAACAGATTACCTTAAAGCCTATGCAGCGATTGGCTATGCAGGCACTGAGTTCACTGACTTTAAGATCACAACACCAGAAACTGAGTATGACTTAACTGGCCGCCAGTTCTCTGCACCTGAGCGTACACAAAGCGCAGGCTTAACTTATCAAGGACCTGAAGGTTTATTCGCGAACATCAATATTAACTATGCCAGCGATGCACCTAATAGACCAAATCCATATCGTGATGGTTTGCAGCCTGGTGATGCATTCTTTGACTTACACAATGATGCGCGCACGTTAGTTAACGTTCAACTTGGTTACGAATGGGATAACTACGGTATTTACTTCATTGGTAAAAACATCACTGATGAAGAATATTACGTCGCACACCGTGCCCGTAATGCACGCTTAGGTGCGCCAGCGGAATATGCGATTTCGTTCCGTGGCGTATTCGACTGGTAAGACAGTCAACATTTAACCCCTATAAAAAGATGTCGTAGCAATGCGACATCTTTTCGCGGTTTTAGGAAATATAACTCAGTAGCAAGGATTTAAATATGAGTTTTTTTTACCTCCTTCCTGCCTATTGGTTAAGTGGCATGTTGCTTTATGCCTCAAGCCCTCGGCAGCAATTTTTAAAGACACAACAATTTAAACCCCCTCGCTGGTTGGCATTAGTCACCATTGCCATACTCAGTGTAATTACTCTGTCATTGCTGATTGGTGCGCATTTCAGCCCTGTGGTCGCCGGTATTTTTGCGCTGCTTGGTTTAATGCTGTTTATTCCCGCCCCCGTATTCTTACTCAATCATAAACCTCAGTGGGCCATCGCTAGCATTATTGCTATCTGTTTGCTTAGTGCTGGACTGCAGCTGATTTCGGGAGGCCAATAATGTGGCATAAAACCTTTGCTGGGTTCTTATCTGGCGTCGTCGTGATGATTTTAGTTCCCAGTATTTTAAGCCTGTGGTTAGTCGCTCACATTAATGTGATCTTAGCCACTTCACTGGTACTGGCATTAGCAGCATGGGCAGGCGTCATGACTTGGTGCTATGGCGCTGAAAGTGGCAAACAAGCTTGGCAACGAGCCGGCATGCTAGCTATTCCAACCATCATAATTTTTGTGATCACCTTCTTTACTGCAGCAGGACCAACAGGATGAAACAGTCTACGTTAAAGAATTTTACCCATGCACATGCATGGCTTGGTTTGATCATCTCAGGGGTTTTGATGATCGTCTTTGTCTGTGGCTCAATGTCGTTTTTCAGAGAAAACATTGTATTGTGGGATATGCAATATGATGCACCAAAAACAGACTTAGCCAGTCAAAAACAACACGTACCGGTGTCGACGATTGCCAAACAGATCAGCGACCAAGGGCATACCATGCCGGCGGATCATGGTGTGTTTATCGAACTGCCAACCCAAGCTCAGCCTTTTTATGTCAGTTATTTTGAGATCGAGACACCTGAAGGCGAACATGTTGATGTCAATCAGAGCTTTGATCCAGAAACAGGTCAACGTTACGACTTAGATCAAGAAGACTTTTATCTTGGTAACATGCTGTATCGTATGCATATTAATTTGATGCTACCCGGTGGTACCGAGTTGGTGGGCATTGTATCGTTGATCTTCTTTGTTATGGTGTTTACCGGCACGCTGATCTTACTGAAGAAAATCATCAGTCATTATTACCAATACCGAGTAGACCGTCGCAAAGACACCTACCTTGATGGACATAGCATCATAGGTATAAGCACCTTGCCTTATACGTTTTTATTTGCCCTCACAGGTGTGATGTTCAACTTGAGTATTTTACTGCAAGCTGGGTTTGGCTTTGCGGTATTTAAGGGCAATATTCCTGCTTTAATGGCAACCGCAGACTTTTACGCGCCACCAAGAATTACAGAGCTCTCGGGTCAGCCTGCAGACTTAACTTTGCTAGATGATATGGTGGAAGATGCACAGCGTCGCTACCTAGAACAAAGCGTGTACTTTTTGAATATATTTGCGCCTAACGATCAAGCAGGCCAAGTTGAAGTTGCAATGACAGCGCACCATACTCTCGACCAACTGACGCGCCTGACATATTCGTTAGCAGATGGCCGTTTAATTAAAGAATACAAGCCAAGCCAATCAGCCACCGCAGGCACATATAGTGTACTCAGCTCTCTGCATTTCGGTGAATATGGCGGCAATACGCTGAAGTTTATCTATTTCTTACTCGGTTTAGCATGCTGTTATATGATCTTAACAGGTAATTTAATCTGGCTAGAAAAGCGCGAGAATAATCGTAAACAAAGTAAACGCGGCCTGCAATTCGTGAAAGCCATGACCTTAGCGCTATCAAGCGGTACCTTGATCGCCGTTGCCTGCACCTTCATTGCGGCACGCTTCGCACCAGAGTCATGGTCACAAGTCAGTCTGCTCCCGCCTTTGTTTGGCGTGATGATCTTAGTCTGTTTAGTACATGGCTGGTTTAGTAAAAACGTCAGAGGCGGCATGATCCAACAGCTTTATATTGCTGCGATGTTAGCGCTAATTTGCCCACTTTACGACTTGGTCCAGATGCTGCTTGGCCACACGCCACCGAGTTATCTCATTGTGGATGTTTGGCTGGTGACCATAGCTCAAATGTTAGTCGCTGGATTTTGTTTATTATTGGTGAGACATCACAGACCAAGAGCAAAAGCGTTTAATCTAGCGCCTGCGGTCAGTTAATTAGCGAAAATACTGTCGCGCTAAAGCACGACCTACCAGACTCAAACCTTTGCCTGTAGGTCGTCGTTTACGGCGACAAATATCTTTAATTACTCTTTGTCGCGCTAAAGCACGACCTACAGGAGTTTAACCTGCACTTGTAGGTCGTCGTTTACGGCGACAACTAACTTTAATTACTTTTTGTCGCGCTGAAGCACGACCTACAGGAGTTTAACCTGCACTTGTAGGTCGTCGTTTACGG
The Pseudoalteromonas phenolica genome window above contains:
- a CDS encoding TonB-dependent receptor, whose protein sequence is MKLSALSFALRASLAIPMALSSQLVFADDQGDEKEIETIMVTGQKVARSLQETTTSVAVLTPEMIEQQQINTFTDVMVNTANTHGDSYGFSIRGIDGFNVSGGGNSYLASVYIDGAPLPQGLVRNGGFSTWDAQQVEILRGPQSTLQGRNALAGAVILNTQMPSHENEGKYKLLIGQNGQQEAGIAIGGGLIEDELSFRFSGEEKRYDGNVINLHDNSDSDFNEEHTYRLKFLYEPAGFEDFSAMLSYMNAERVYGDANLTTNAGEVDFDNRTTIYNDTRERKAETELVSLTLSYDIDSELSFSSYTTYSDVLEAFDWDSDYPQGLGNTPIVDTGSSTLYDNTEKTLTQEFRLTFDYESFSGVAGAYYFNGDREALSNGLNNYNLSRLGLSSSVLQARYKLSPQIADLVIAQYADFDPARTQIYSLTETEVTSYALFADGVWHLNDQWDILAGVRFDREEQKNGNDAKYTILNQDKMPNPANYVGTPYEGIVPLITGINSLLLGLAADASKPAALSDTSFNTFLPKIGVSYHLNDDITSTFTFQKGYRSGGVGINQAKSVTFEYEPEYTDNYELAIRSTWLEGALTANANFFYTDWTDQQVSVQLSSNNFDLETVNAGSSEVKGFEFEVNYNVTDYLKAYAAIGYAGTEFTDFKITTPETEYDLTGRQFSAPERTQSAGLTYQGPEGLFANININYASDAPNRPNPYRDGLQPGDAFFDLHNDARTLVNVQLGYEWDNYGIYFIGKNITDEEYYVAHRARNARLGAPAEYAISFRGVFDW
- a CDS encoding PepSY-associated TM helix domain-containing protein gives rise to the protein MKQSTLKNFTHAHAWLGLIISGVLMIVFVCGSMSFFRENIVLWDMQYDAPKTDLASQKQHVPVSTIAKQISDQGHTMPADHGVFIELPTQAQPFYVSYFEIETPEGEHVDVNQSFDPETGQRYDLDQEDFYLGNMLYRMHINLMLPGGTELVGIVSLIFFVMVFTGTLILLKKIISHYYQYRVDRRKDTYLDGHSIIGISTLPYTFLFALTGVMFNLSILLQAGFGFAVFKGNIPALMATADFYAPPRITELSGQPADLTLLDDMVEDAQRRYLEQSVYFLNIFAPNDQAGQVEVAMTAHHTLDQLTRLTYSLADGRLIKEYKPSQSATAGTYSVLSSLHFGEYGGNTLKFIYFLLGLACCYMILTGNLIWLEKRENNRKQSKRGLQFVKAMTLALSSGTLIAVACTFIAARFAPESWSQVSLLPPLFGVMILVCLVHGWFSKNVRGGMIQQLYIAAMLALICPLYDLVQMLLGHTPPSYLIVDVWLVTIAQMLVAGFCLLLVRHHRPRAKAFNLAPAVS
- a CDS encoding LytR/AlgR family response regulator transcription factor: MARSPHFLHYSNQYGALLLMAYIFINNTINATSDIMEAKRDGALPFQLWEPFVWEYSSALSTLMLVPGVIFLLKYQPFSFQAIARSLGLYFFASVVFSVLHVSIMVALRKLVYWSQAASYDFGLLWYEFLYEYRKDVWGFVFLIVVIKSYHYLIGQLKGEAHLLQQTEESVQPQFERLLVRKLGKEFIIKVSDIEWLESAGNYVNLHIDGRVYPLRATLTKLSEQLEPYGFCRIHRSHAVRLDAISSITPIQSGDSEITLISGKKLNLSRRYKEQFKGLLLPNKP
- a CDS encoding acyltransferase family protein; amino-acid sequence: MFKSIAKWWQPAAFVSHPTERFVELDWLRVLAFGLLVFYHTGMLYTQNWGFHFKSNYLSTEIENLMLFLSPWRMGLIWFISGAALSCLLQKSPLPQFLMIRTVKILLPLLVGVWFVVPIQLYAQMQQEVGLTLSYVEFYIAFFDLSHPLFAQYQAGIWPHVDVNHLWYLRSLWQFTLLLVLMLPVLQSCWLHKGIERFLQCPVLWVYLGLLVPLCVLKLSWPSDTFRYPMGFIFLLYGFLLVHHRAFFASLVQHWHILLGFFVLGYLGVVWGYQSIWLDSQSVQWQITSMDMFYTAQRLLGVMTMLALAMRFLTRSHPILNKLNGWVFPFYIFHQSVIIGLAYYFSPLQLGPWLEPTLIILLTFGLCALACWGLSYIALLRPLFGMKVIGNYDKASLYTGYTLALFLLMPLLFNLLFSWRYML